The Kordia sp. SMS9 genome window below encodes:
- a CDS encoding o-succinylbenzoate synthase — protein MKAAYHKHILDFKRPSGTSRGVLKQKETWFIRLNDGEKQGIGECGILRSLSIDDVPEYEEKLRWTCQNIHIGEEALLKELIEFPSIQFGVEQAFRSLHSISPYLLHPSTFTEGKEAININGLIWMGDADFMKSQIKDKLEAGFSCIKMKIGAIDFETEIELLKSIRNEYSVNDIELRVDANGAFSPENALEKLKRLSALDLHSIEQPIKQGQFSAMAQLCEVTPLPIALDEELIGVFHHTEKKKILETIQPQFIILKPSLVGGYAGSNEWISLANQQNIDWWITSALESNIGLNAIAQWTHTLQSKLPQGLGTGSLYTNNFESPLVIQNGALHYNSELPWNVPYLK, from the coding sequence TTGAAAGCAGCCTATCACAAACACATATTAGATTTTAAACGTCCTAGTGGAACATCGCGCGGAGTGTTGAAACAAAAGGAAACTTGGTTTATTCGGCTAAATGATGGAGAAAAACAGGGAATAGGTGAGTGCGGAATTTTACGAAGTCTCAGTATTGACGATGTACCCGAATATGAAGAAAAATTACGTTGGACTTGCCAAAATATTCACATAGGAGAAGAAGCATTGTTAAAAGAATTGATTGAATTTCCATCCATTCAATTTGGTGTGGAACAAGCGTTTCGATCACTGCATTCAATTTCACCCTATTTACTACATCCATCAACGTTTACAGAAGGAAAAGAAGCCATCAATATCAACGGTTTAATTTGGATGGGCGATGCGGATTTTATGAAATCGCAAATCAAAGACAAACTCGAAGCAGGTTTTTCATGTATTAAAATGAAGATTGGCGCGATTGACTTTGAAACCGAAATTGAACTCCTCAAAAGCATTCGCAACGAATATTCTGTAAACGATATCGAATTGCGCGTAGATGCAAATGGTGCGTTTTCACCCGAAAATGCATTGGAAAAACTAAAACGCTTATCAGCATTAGACTTGCATTCTATCGAACAACCGATCAAACAAGGACAATTCTCAGCAATGGCACAACTTTGTGAAGTCACGCCGTTACCAATTGCACTCGACGAAGAATTGATAGGAGTTTTTCATCACACTGAAAAGAAAAAAATACTAGAAACCATTCAGCCACAATTTATTATCTTGAAACCGAGTTTGGTAGGCGGTTATGCGGGAAGCAACGAATGGATTTCACTAGCCAACCAACAAAATATTGATTGGTGGATTACCAGTGCGTTGGAAAGTAATATTGGGCTGAACGCCATTGCACAATGGACGCATACGTTGCAAAGCAAACTTCCACAAGGATTGGGCACGGGAAGTTTGTACACCAATAACTTCGAGTCGCCACTCGTCATACAAAACGGCGCATTGCACTATAATTCGGAACTTCCATGGAACGTTCCATACCTAAAATAA
- a CDS encoding metal-dependent hydrolase has protein sequence MKITYLGHASLHIEFDEISIIVDPFISGNPLASMIDVNDLDADYIFVTHAHQDHILDVETIAKNTGATIVSNYEIAMHYGGKDFNVFAMNHGGTYITQAFSAKYVNAIHTSSFPDGSYGGQPGGFVLTVNGKSIYIAGDTALTYDMKLIPLQTQLDLAILPIGDTFTMGVDDAVIASDFVACNKVLGYHYDSFPPIKIDHDAAQKTFANNDKELILLGIGESMDI, from the coding sequence ATGAAAATAACATACTTAGGACATGCATCACTGCACATTGAATTTGATGAAATTAGCATCATCGTCGATCCTTTTATCTCTGGAAACCCATTAGCATCTATGATTGATGTAAACGATTTAGATGCAGATTACATATTTGTCACACATGCACATCAAGATCATATTTTAGATGTTGAAACCATTGCTAAAAATACAGGCGCAACCATTGTGTCAAACTACGAAATTGCCATGCATTACGGCGGAAAAGACTTTAACGTATTTGCGATGAATCACGGTGGAACCTATATTACACAAGCGTTTTCGGCAAAATACGTGAATGCAATTCATACATCATCATTCCCTGATGGTTCGTACGGTGGACAACCAGGCGGATTTGTATTAACAGTCAATGGGAAATCAATCTACATTGCGGGCGATACGGCATTGACGTATGATATGAAATTGATTCCACTACAAACTCAACTTGATTTGGCGATTCTTCCCATCGGAGATACCTTTACCATGGGCGTAGATGATGCCGTTATTGCGAGCGACTTTGTAGCGTGCAATAAAGTATTAGGCTATCACTACGATTCGTTTCCGCCGATAAAAATTGATCATGATGCAGCACAAAAAACGTTTGCGAATAATGATAAAGAATTGATTTTGTTGGGAATTGGAGAATCTATGGATATATAA
- the menA gene encoding 1,4-dihydroxy-2-naphthoate octaprenyltransferase, translated as MIKPWLAAARLRTLPLSISGIIVGCSLANFSTDFLKDTALVQFPKFEKSYLIFILSILTTVGFQVLSNFANDYGDGIRGTDDDREGEQRMVASGIISPKQMKNAMIITAIITLLLALLVIYVAFGSENFRYSVLFLFLGITSIIAAVKYTVGKSAYGYSGLGDVFVFLFFGWLSVIGSYFLYTKSLNFDIFLPATAVGLLSTAVLNLNNMRDRIKDKSHGKNTLVVKIGSQTAKIYHYILIIGAFAMTLWYTLRNYHSPTQFIVFIAFIPLVMNMIVVGKNIILKELDPELKKVALSTFLYSILFAIFN; from the coding sequence ATGATCAAACCTTGGCTTGCTGCTGCACGATTACGCACTTTACCCTTATCTATTTCTGGAATTATCGTGGGTTGTTCCTTAGCCAATTTTTCTACGGATTTTCTTAAAGATACTGCGCTTGTACAATTTCCTAAATTTGAAAAAAGCTATCTCATATTTATACTTTCCATTCTGACTACGGTTGGTTTTCAAGTCTTATCAAATTTTGCCAACGATTATGGCGATGGTATTCGCGGAACAGACGACGATAGAGAAGGCGAACAGCGAATGGTAGCTTCAGGAATCATTTCGCCGAAGCAAATGAAAAACGCCATGATTATCACGGCAATCATCACACTTTTATTGGCTTTATTGGTCATTTACGTGGCATTTGGAAGCGAAAATTTTAGGTATTCTGTATTATTTCTTTTTTTAGGAATTACGTCTATTATTGCTGCGGTAAAATACACTGTTGGAAAAAGTGCGTATGGATATTCAGGTTTGGGTGATGTATTTGTGTTTCTGTTTTTTGGCTGGTTGAGTGTCATAGGAAGTTACTTTTTGTATACCAAATCATTGAATTTTGACATTTTTTTACCAGCAACGGCAGTTGGGTTGCTCAGTACAGCAGTTTTAAACTTAAACAACATGCGCGATCGCATCAAAGACAAGTCGCATGGAAAAAACACGTTGGTTGTTAAAATTGGGAGTCAGACTGCAAAAATTTATCATTACATACTTATTATCGGAGCATTTGCAATGACACTTTGGTACACGTTAAGAAACTATCATTCGCCTACACAATTTATTGTATTCATTGCTTTTATTCCGTTGGTAATGAATATGATCGTAGTCGGAAAAAATATCATTCTCAAAGAACTTGATCCTGAATTGAAAAAAGTGGCATTGAGTACTTTTTTATATTCGATTTTGTTTGCAATATTTAACTAA
- a CDS encoding DUF695 domain-containing protein, which translates to MNQVLRIFLFLFSVGCLHAQETQVWNTYQAKQEQGVSSTNLRMDLIDSAPINGFDFLFYIKIKYRVTEESDFPIGNKLKKLYRIKDAIYAKMQSVADDSKYVGSFMYDGSRFEYYYVKDAADIENHIDKLFRNKFRGEKYEVFIKSDPAWDLYLNFLYPNDEIKNFMSNRDTVIQLKNAGDDVLAVRKIDHYAGFTSVNEMNLFEEAIKKLAYKISYKKPVKNDKYSHEIKFSRDNSVTLENTMKFTTELIKLAEEFNGNYDGWETFVVKKKEN; encoded by the coding sequence ATGAATCAAGTACTACGCATTTTTTTATTTCTCTTTTCTGTGGGATGTTTGCATGCGCAAGAAACACAAGTTTGGAACACGTATCAGGCCAAACAAGAACAAGGTGTCAGTTCTACAAATTTACGCATGGATTTGATAGATAGTGCGCCCATCAACGGATTTGACTTTCTTTTTTACATCAAAATTAAATACAGAGTCACTGAAGAAAGTGACTTTCCTATTGGCAACAAGTTGAAGAAATTATACCGCATTAAAGATGCAATTTATGCAAAAATGCAATCGGTTGCAGATGATAGTAAATATGTTGGTTCGTTTATGTACGATGGCAGTCGTTTTGAGTATTATTATGTGAAAGATGCTGCTGATATTGAAAACCATATTGACAAGCTTTTTCGCAATAAATTTCGTGGAGAAAAATACGAAGTGTTTATAAAGTCTGATCCTGCGTGGGATTTGTACCTCAACTTTTTGTATCCGAATGATGAAATCAAAAACTTCATGTCAAATCGCGATACAGTGATTCAACTCAAAAATGCAGGCGACGATGTGTTGGCAGTTCGAAAAATAGATCATTATGCAGGATTTACGTCTGTAAATGAAATGAATCTGTTTGAAGAAGCCATTAAAAAACTAGCCTATAAAATCTCATATAAAAAACCCGTTAAAAACGATAAGTATTCGCATGAAATTAAGTTTTCTCGTGACAATTCCGTTACCCTTGAAAACACCATGAAATTCACTACGGAACTCATCAAACTTGCTGAAGAATTTAATGGGAATTACGACGGTTGGGAAACGTTTGTGGTGAAGAAGAAAGAGAATTAG
- a CDS encoding outer membrane protein — protein MKKLITILFLLCFYVGIGQNTDRKFEIGLHYPLSTGDNFMVFAYDGLVGLDFRYQFADTDLISPKLAFSVDYFNYNFIDDINGGAFVLKPEVIGEFNLNSLPQLKPYVSLGYSIFTTSLNAGNTGFDFGSPDPVIQPNGDRFTDTQSGISWGFGAAYDLTDTFFVEASADFIKLDLDGDTSGNRYNENIHTVSMGVGFRF, from the coding sequence ATGAAAAAACTTATCACGATTCTATTTTTACTATGTTTCTATGTGGGAATTGGACAAAATACAGATCGAAAATTTGAAATCGGATTGCATTATCCATTATCTACGGGAGACAACTTTATGGTGTTTGCCTATGACGGTTTGGTAGGATTGGATTTCAGATATCAATTTGCAGATACAGATTTGATTTCTCCGAAGTTGGCTTTTTCGGTAGATTATTTTAATTATAATTTTATTGATGATATTAATGGCGGTGCTTTTGTGTTGAAACCTGAAGTGATTGGGGAATTCAATTTAAATAGTCTGCCACAACTAAAACCGTATGTTTCCTTAGGGTATAGCATATTTACAACTTCTTTAAACGCAGGAAATACAGGTTTTGATTTTGGAAGTCCCGATCCTGTCATTCAACCGAACGGCGATCGTTTTACAGATACGCAAAGCGGCATCAGTTGGGGATTTGGCGCAGCATACGATCTTACCGATACATTTTTTGTAGAAGCTTCTGCCGATTTTATCAAGTTAGATTTGGATGGTGATACTTCTGGAAATCGTTACAACGAAAACATTCATACTGTGAGTATGGGCGTTGGGTTTCGATTTTGA
- a CDS encoding 1,4-dihydroxy-2-naphthoyl-CoA synthase, producing the protein MSKPDWKTVKEYDDITYKKADGVARIAFNRPNVRNAFRPHTTSELLDAFKDAHEDVNIGVVLLSAEGPSTKDGVYSFCSGGDQKARGHQGYVGQDGYHRLNILEVQRLIRFMPKAVICVVPGWAVGGGHSLHVVCDLTLASKEHAIFKQTDADVTSFDAGYGSAYLAKMVGQKKAREIFFLGRNYSAQEAYEMGMVNAVIPHDELEDTAFEWAQEILAKSPMSIKMLKFAMNLTDDGLVGQQVFAGEATRLAYMTDEAKEGRDAFLEKRKPNFDKKWIP; encoded by the coding sequence ATGAGTAAACCAGACTGGAAAACGGTAAAAGAGTACGACGATATCACATATAAAAAAGCGGATGGCGTAGCGCGAATTGCATTTAACAGGCCAAATGTACGAAACGCTTTTAGACCACACACGACAAGCGAATTGTTAGATGCTTTTAAGGATGCGCATGAAGATGTCAATATTGGTGTAGTATTACTTTCTGCAGAAGGTCCATCAACGAAAGATGGCGTGTATTCTTTTTGCAGTGGCGGCGATCAAAAAGCGCGTGGACACCAAGGATATGTTGGACAAGATGGTTACCATAGATTGAATATTTTGGAAGTGCAACGTTTAATTCGTTTCATGCCAAAAGCCGTCATTTGTGTAGTGCCTGGTTGGGCAGTTGGTGGCGGACACAGTCTGCATGTAGTGTGCGATTTAACGTTGGCGAGTAAAGAACACGCTATTTTTAAGCAAACCGACGCAGATGTAACCAGTTTTGATGCAGGATACGGCTCTGCGTACTTGGCGAAAATGGTGGGACAGAAAAAAGCGCGTGAAATCTTTTTCTTGGGAAGAAACTACTCTGCACAAGAAGCGTATGAAATGGGAATGGTCAATGCTGTAATTCCGCATGACGAATTGGAAGATACTGCTTTTGAATGGGCGCAAGAAATCTTGGCAAAATCACCAATGTCTATCAAAATGTTGAAATTTGCGATGAATTTGACCGATGACGGATTGGTAGGACAGCAAGTATTTGCAGGAGAAGCAACGCGTTTGGCGTACATGACAGACGAAGCCAAAGAAGGACGTGATGCTTTCCTTGAAAAACGCAAGCCAAACTTTGACAAAAAGTGGATTCCGTGA
- a CDS encoding C1 family peptidase has translation MKKILLSALLVCFTLTTFAQEYQFKTTVDLEATPVISQGRTGTCWSFSASSFLESEIIRLTGKQIDISEMFTVRNTYPKKAWNYVMRQGKAQFSEGGLAHDVMNAVKSHGLVPNSAFSGLQALQSNHNHAEMVSVLEAMLKVYIKNPGKKLSKNWKPAIENVLDVYLGKRPESFLYDGKKYTPTSFLAMTKINPDDYVTLTSFTHQPYYESFILNIPDNFSNGSFYNVTLDELVNVTKNALKTGYTVELDCDVSEATFSAKYAVATIPEEAVKDRKSFTAEIRKEKSITAKYRQQEFENYTTTDDHLMHITGLATDQNGNEYFRVKNSWGSNSSRVPNDGHVHMSEAFFKLKTISVMIHKDALPEALRAKLGL, from the coding sequence ATGAAAAAAATACTTTTATCTGCACTGTTAGTTTGTTTCACACTTACAACATTTGCGCAAGAATATCAGTTTAAAACTACGGTAGATTTAGAAGCAACTCCTGTTATCAGTCAAGGACGAACAGGAACCTGTTGGAGTTTTTCGGCGTCTTCTTTTTTAGAATCTGAAATTATACGCTTGACAGGAAAACAGATTGATATTTCGGAAATGTTTACTGTACGAAATACCTATCCTAAAAAAGCTTGGAATTATGTGATGCGACAAGGAAAAGCACAATTTAGCGAAGGCGGATTGGCACATGATGTGATGAATGCCGTGAAATCACACGGATTGGTTCCAAATAGTGCATTTTCTGGTTTGCAAGCGTTGCAAAGCAATCACAACCACGCAGAAATGGTCAGCGTTTTAGAAGCAATGCTAAAGGTATATATTAAAAATCCTGGTAAAAAGCTTTCTAAAAACTGGAAACCTGCTATTGAAAATGTGTTAGATGTATATTTAGGAAAACGTCCTGAATCATTTTTGTATGATGGAAAAAAATATACACCAACGTCTTTTTTAGCGATGACAAAGATCAATCCAGATGATTATGTGACGTTGACTTCATTTACGCATCAACCGTATTATGAATCGTTTATTTTGAACATTCCCGATAATTTTTCGAACGGAAGTTTTTATAATGTCACGTTGGACGAATTGGTCAATGTGACTAAAAATGCGTTGAAAACGGGTTATACTGTTGAGTTGGATTGTGATGTTTCTGAAGCTACGTTTTCGGCAAAATATGCTGTAGCAACTATTCCAGAGGAAGCTGTGAAGGATCGAAAAAGTTTTACGGCAGAAATTCGCAAAGAAAAATCAATTACGGCCAAGTATCGTCAGCAAGAATTTGAAAATTACACAACTACCGACGACCATTTAATGCACATTACAGGTTTGGCTACCGATCAAAATGGCAATGAATATTTTCGAGTAAAAAATTCGTGGGGAAGCAACTCTTCTCGCGTTCCTAACGACGGACATGTACACATGAGTGAAGCATTTTTTAAACTCAAAACGATCTCAGTAATGATTCACAAAGATGCATTACCAGAAGCATTGCGTGCGAAATTAGGTTTGTAA
- a CDS encoding LamG domain-containing protein: MKTKFLISCFAIIFTFSSCSIEEDEPQFDLTESLVAHYPLDGNTDDLSPYKVTAKRKGVRSTFDRYGNADLAYKFDGVNDHIRVPASEHLSFTNEFTINLWLKTDTTNLQQVLYKNISDTSKNRAAYGISIGYVPFEDEEVVTKDIIFSIAPYGIMHELRKFNYEKDRWYMITCTLKDDTMYLYINGKPALMKYIKGEISTSSTLPLLIGNDGSGEFPFKGSIDDIRIYNKAKSTEFVSHLYEQ, encoded by the coding sequence ATGAAAACCAAGTTTCTAATCAGCTGTTTTGCTATCATTTTTACCTTTAGTAGTTGTAGTATTGAAGAAGATGAACCGCAATTTGATCTTACCGAAAGTCTCGTAGCACATTATCCGCTCGACGGAAATACAGACGATCTCAGTCCATATAAAGTAACCGCAAAACGCAAAGGCGTTCGATCTACCTTTGACCGTTACGGAAACGCTGATTTGGCCTATAAGTTTGATGGTGTAAACGATCATATCCGTGTTCCTGCTAGTGAACATTTGAGCTTTACCAATGAGTTTACCATTAATTTATGGCTTAAAACCGATACGACGAATTTGCAACAAGTTTTATATAAAAACATTTCAGATACTTCTAAAAACAGGGCTGCTTACGGAATTTCCATTGGATATGTTCCTTTTGAAGATGAAGAAGTAGTAACAAAAGATATTATTTTTAGCATTGCTCCGTATGGAATTATGCACGAACTCCGCAAATTTAATTATGAAAAAGACAGATGGTATATGATTACCTGTACACTAAAAGATGATACCATGTACCTGTACATTAACGGAAAACCTGCGTTGATGAAATACATTAAGGGAGAAATTTCTACCTCATCTACCTTGCCATTATTGATTGGGAACGACGGATCGGGCGAGTTTCCTTTTAAAGGAAGTATTGACGATATCCGAATTTATAACAAAGCAAAATCTACTGAATTTGTTTCTCATTTGTATGAACAATAA
- a CDS encoding porin: MKRLKIVFLVFLFVPMITHGQEKKEFKPTINWNVTSQIWLRYSDLNEGSLINDELTKDYIDVSVRRLRIPISSQITPKIFVYAIFGGNNYSAKNNAFTMEVLDLYVEYSFDKALEIGIGKSGWQGLNRWNIRSSKTMMGLDSPLFTLNSVEKNDDLGRLFGVWLKGQKGKFDYRLSFNRPLLVTNVPTGEVNFANNRPRIKISTYVKYQFFEHESNKSAYQIGTYAHTKKVFNIGAGYQFQNNAMSDGDAKEVTTTFYDMKHWAIDSFLNIPLQNDAAITSYIGYYDYNFGENYIRNVGANNPTTGGGTDFNGAGVSFPMIGSGTTWYMQFGYAFPKRKLFKYDIVIQPNISIQTSNWDALNSRMTVYDAAVNFLMNGEHSTKITVGYQHRPIFDSETIQQKNYKGMLVLQCQFSLR, encoded by the coding sequence GTGAAACGATTAAAAATAGTGTTTTTAGTATTCTTGTTTGTACCAATGATAACTCATGGACAAGAAAAAAAAGAGTTCAAACCAACGATTAACTGGAATGTGACATCGCAAATTTGGCTGCGCTATTCAGATTTGAACGAAGGTTCTTTGATCAATGACGAACTTACCAAAGACTACATAGATGTTTCTGTGAGACGTTTGCGCATTCCTATTTCTTCTCAAATCACGCCCAAAATATTTGTGTATGCTATTTTTGGAGGCAATAATTATAGTGCCAAAAATAATGCTTTTACTATGGAAGTGTTGGATTTATATGTAGAATATTCTTTTGATAAAGCGCTGGAAATCGGCATTGGAAAATCTGGATGGCAAGGTCTAAACCGATGGAATATTCGCTCTAGCAAAACCATGATGGGATTAGATTCTCCTTTATTTACTTTAAATTCTGTAGAAAAAAATGATGATTTAGGGCGCTTATTTGGAGTTTGGCTTAAAGGGCAAAAAGGGAAATTCGATTACCGATTGTCATTCAACAGACCTTTACTTGTGACGAACGTTCCAACTGGGGAAGTAAATTTTGCCAACAACAGACCTAGAATTAAGATCTCTACGTACGTAAAATATCAGTTTTTTGAGCATGAATCCAACAAGTCTGCATACCAAATAGGAACTTATGCGCACACTAAAAAAGTGTTTAATATTGGCGCTGGTTATCAGTTTCAAAATAATGCCATGAGCGACGGAGATGCTAAAGAAGTTACTACTACTTTTTACGACATGAAACATTGGGCAATCGACTCTTTCTTAAATATACCTTTACAAAATGATGCCGCAATCACTTCTTATATAGGATATTACGATTATAATTTTGGTGAAAATTACATCAGAAATGTAGGCGCGAACAATCCAACTACAGGTGGAGGAACCGACTTTAATGGAGCAGGCGTTTCTTTTCCGATGATTGGCTCTGGAACTACTTGGTATATGCAATTTGGGTATGCATTTCCTAAAAGGAAATTATTCAAGTATGACATTGTCATACAACCTAATATTTCCATTCAAACTTCTAATTGGGATGCTTTGAATAGTCGAATGACTGTGTATGATGCTGCTGTAAACTTTTTAATGAACGGCGAACACAGTACAAAAATCACGGTAGGATATCAACATCGTCCAATTTTCGATTCAGAAACGATTCAACAAAAAAATTACAAAGGAATGCTGGTATTGCAATGTCAGTTTTCTTTGAGATAA
- a CDS encoding S1 RNA-binding domain-containing protein, producing MIHLGQLNTLEILRETPPGLFLGDDEGNEILLPNKYVPTSFEIGDKLTVFAYLDSHERPVTTTLKPYMKVNEFGLLRVTALSDYGAFLDWGLEKDLFVPFKEQARDMQEGKWYVVYCYLDEETNRLVASSKTNKFISNEELTVERFDEVDLMVSRFTDLGVEMIVNQQHKGLVYEDEIYRELKLGEKLKGVVKKIREDNKIDLSLQHIGYKNIEPSAQTVLDALEQNGGSLPLHDKSDPEEIKKRLKMSKKSFKKAIGSLYKQQQIIIKPDGIELK from the coding sequence ATGATTCATTTAGGACAACTTAATACATTAGAGATTTTACGAGAAACGCCACCGGGACTTTTCTTGGGCGATGATGAAGGAAATGAAATTTTGTTGCCAAATAAATATGTACCAACATCTTTTGAAATAGGAGACAAGTTGACTGTTTTTGCTTATTTAGATAGTCATGAGCGACCTGTAACAACCACTTTAAAACCGTATATGAAAGTCAACGAATTTGGCTTACTTCGTGTAACAGCTTTGAGCGATTATGGTGCGTTTTTAGATTGGGGATTAGAGAAAGATTTGTTTGTTCCTTTTAAAGAGCAAGCACGTGACATGCAGGAAGGAAAATGGTATGTTGTGTATTGTTATTTGGATGAAGAAACCAATCGTTTGGTGGCTTCTAGCAAAACGAACAAGTTTATCAGCAATGAAGAATTGACTGTGGAACGTTTTGATGAGGTCGATTTGATGGTGTCGCGCTTTACCGATTTAGGTGTGGAAATGATTGTGAATCAACAGCACAAAGGATTGGTCTATGAAGATGAGATTTATAGAGAATTGAAACTTGGTGAAAAACTAAAAGGTGTTGTGAAGAAAATTCGGGAAGACAATAAAATTGATCTTTCGTTGCAACATATTGGTTATAAAAATATTGAACCTTCTGCACAAACCGTATTGGACGCTTTGGAACAAAACGGAGGAAGTTTACCCTTACACGACAAAAGTGATCCAGAAGAGATTAAAAAGCGCTTAAAAATGAGCAAAAAGAGCTTTAAGAAAGCTATTGGAAGTCTGTATAAGCAACAGCAAATCATCATTAAACCTGACGGAATTGAATTGAAGTAA
- a CDS encoding DUF2853 family protein, producing MSKRDELIAKYATDLKDKCGVTPDMDLLTKVTIGCGPAIYNKDAATVSGSDEKELATVKNNFLIKKLGLADSADLDNAIDAVIEKYGRSNRTKYRAVVYYLLTVHFGKEAVYN from the coding sequence ATGAGTAAGAGAGATGAGCTAATTGCAAAATACGCTACTGACTTAAAAGACAAATGCGGAGTAACTCCAGATATGGATTTATTAACAAAAGTAACGATTGGTTGTGGTCCAGCGATTTATAACAAAGATGCGGCAACAGTTTCAGGTTCAGATGAAAAAGAATTGGCAACGGTAAAAAATAATTTTTTAATCAAGAAATTAGGTTTAGCGGACAGTGCAGATTTAGACAACGCTATTGATGCAGTTATCGAAAAATACGGTCGCTCAAACAGAACAAAATATAGAGCTGTAGTATATTATTTATTAACAGTTCATTTCGGAAAAGAAGCAGTCTATAACTAA